CCGGCATTGCCAAAAAAGAGACCCTGCGCGCCAATGGAAGCAAAGAGGCCGGTTGCCAGGATACCCGTCAAGCCACCCACTCCATGGATCCCGACCACGTCAAGAGAGTCATCGTACCCCAGTTTCATCTTCCAGACAACCGCGAGATAGCAGAGTGTTCCCGCGACAAGCCCGATACACAGAGCCGACAACGGCCCAATAAACCCAGCTCCTGGCGTGATCGTCGCTAACCCGGCGATAATTCCACTCGCCACCCCAAGGACCGTAGGTTTTCCCCGATGTACCCATTCAGCCACCATCCAACTGATTCCACCCGCAGCGGCAGCGGTATGCGTCGCAATAAAGGCGGCAATCGCGACTTCATTGGCCCCGAGTGCACTACCCGCATTGAAGCCGAACCAGCCAAACCATAACAAGCCGGTCCCCAAAACCGTCATGGGTAAATTATGAGGTGGCATCGGTTCTGTCCCAAATCCTTTGCGCGGTCCCAGCATGAAGGCGAATACCAACGCGGCCACACCTGAACTGATGTGCACGACCGCCCCACCGGCAAAATCCAACGCTCCCATCTGGCCCAGCCAACCGCCCCCCCACACCCAATGGGCCAGCGGGGAATAGACAAACAAGGACCATAAGACCGCGAACCAGAGTAAAGCGGTGAATTTCATTCGCTCAGCAATACTCCCCGTAATCAAGGCGACCGTGATGGCCGCAAACATCAGTTGAAACACCATGAATAATTGATGCGGAATCGTGGAAGCATAGACAGGACTCGGCTCAAGTCCGACACCATGAAGCCCCACCCAATCCAGCCCTCCGATCAGCCCTCCGAGATCGGGGCCAAACGCCAGACTATATCCGCAAAGAATCCATACGAGGGTAATCATGCAAAGGATGATCGCGGTATGCATGATCGTGGCGAGCACATTTCGACTACGGACCAATCCACCATAGAACAAGGCAAGTCCCGGCAACGTCATACACAAAACCAGGGCCGAGGAAACTAAGATCCATGCCGTGTCTCCCGTATCGATCGTGAGCGAAGCCGTTTCTCCGGCCCACGCCACGGAGCCGTGCAAACAGCCCCATACGAGCACTCCCAGGATACCGATGCCTGTGGTTCGCCGATTCTTCACAACCCCACCTCACCATCAATAGTTGATACGTGTGATTTCACGTTCCAGTGCATATCCCCGCTATACGGCAGACTCATCAGCCTCTCCCGTCCTGATCCGAATAACACGCTCCAAATCCGAGATGAAGATTTTCCCATCGCCGATGCTCCCGGTCTTCGCCGCTCGCCCGATCGTTTCGATTACTTGCGGAACCATCTCATCAGCCACGGCAATCTCCAACTTAATCTTGGGGACAAACTCAATCTGGTATTCCGTCCCTCGATAGGTTTCTTTGTGACCTTTTTGGCGACCAAAACCTTTGACCTCTATCACCGTCATCCCTTGCACACCGATCTCGATCAACGCATCCTTCACTTCATCCAACTTAAATGGCTTGATGATCGCCTCAACGAGTTTCATCTCATACACCCTCCTGTGGCTCTAGACGGTTATTACGCATACGCTCGTTCTCGATGTTGACTGAGATCCAACCCTAACACTTCTTCTTCCCGGGACACGCGTAACCCCACGGTCGCATCGATCAGTTTTAAAATCACAAAAGTCCCGGCAAACGCAAACACCCAAGTGGCGATCACGCCGACGGCTTGAATCGCGACCTGTTCAGGGTTACCAAAAAAGAGCCCGGTGCCTCCACCGACGCTGGCGAACAACCCTGTCGCCATCGCCCCCCAGGTTCCTCCAATACCGTGAATCCCAAGAACGTCGAGCGCATCATCATAACCTAATTTATTCTTCAAAAAGACCCCCAGGTAGCAGACAATCCCACCGCCTAGTCCCACAATGATGGCTGAAACAGGCCCCACATAGCCAGCAGCCGGCGTTATAGCGACAAGCCCGGCCACGGCTCCGCTTGCCGCCCCTAGCACAGTCGGTTTCCCCCGATAGGCCCACTCTACCGTGAGCCAGGCAAGCGCACCAGAGGCTGTCGCTACATGCGTCGCCACAAACGCACTCGCTGCAATCCCATTTGCAGCAAGCGCGCTACCAGCGTTAAAGCCAAACCACCCGACCCACAACATGCTGGCTCCCACTACCGTGAGAGGAAGATTGTGGGGAGCCATGTTTTCTTGGCCATAGCCATGTCGCTTTCCAAGCACCAGCGCACAGGCCAAGGCCGCCACTCCTGAACTGATATGTACGACCGTTCCACCGGCAAAGTCCAACTCGCCGAAACCGGCCAGCCAGCCTCCACCCCACACCCAATGGGCCAATGGCGCGTAGATGAAGGTCACCCACACGATGGAAAACAGGATAAAGGCGCTGAACTTCATCCGTTCGGCGACGGC
The genomic region above belongs to Nitrospirales bacterium and contains:
- a CDS encoding ammonium transporter, encoding MNSGDTGWVLVSSALVLAMTIPGLALFYGGMVRSKNILSTMMHSFIAVCTVSVVWVLWGYSLAFAPDVYGLIGNLQWAGLDGVGPQPLDGATIPHLAFMIFQLMFAGITVALISGAVAERMKFSAFILFSIVWVTFIYAPLAHWVWGGGWLAGFGELDFAGGTVVHISSGVAALACALVLGKRHGYGQENMAPHNLPLTVVGASMLWVGWFGFNAGSALAANGIAASAFVATHVATASGALAWLTVEWAYRGKPTVLGAASGAVAGLVAITPAAGYVGPVSAIIVGLGGGIVCYLGVFLKNKLGYDDALDVLGIHGIGGTWGAMATGLFASVGGGTGLFFGNPEQVAIQAVGVIATWVFAFAGTFVILKLIDATVGLRVSREEEVLGLDLSQHRERAYA
- a CDS encoding P-II family nitrogen regulator; amino-acid sequence: MKLVEAIIKPFKLDEVKDALIEIGVQGMTVIEVKGFGRQKGHKETYRGTEYQIEFVPKIKLEIAVADEMVPQVIETIGRAAKTGSIGDGKIFISDLERVIRIRTGEADESAV
- a CDS encoding ammonium transporter encodes the protein MKNRRTTGIGILGVLVWGCLHGSVAWAGETASLTIDTGDTAWILVSSALVLCMTLPGLALFYGGLVRSRNVLATIMHTAIILCMITLVWILCGYSLAFGPDLGGLIGGLDWVGLHGVGLEPSPVYASTIPHQLFMVFQLMFAAITVALITGSIAERMKFTALLWFAVLWSLFVYSPLAHWVWGGGWLGQMGALDFAGGAVVHISSGVAALVFAFMLGPRKGFGTEPMPPHNLPMTVLGTGLLWFGWFGFNAGSALGANEVAIAAFIATHTAAAAGGISWMVAEWVHRGKPTVLGVASGIIAGLATITPGAGFIGPLSALCIGLVAGTLCYLAVVWKMKLGYDDSLDVVGIHGVGGLTGILATGLFASIGAQGLFFGNAGQFGIQLLLAFVTAVFALVGTYIILKILDLTIGLRVSSHDEEMGLDLSQHSERAYS